One genomic region from Selenomonadales bacterium encodes:
- a CDS encoding winged helix-turn-helix transcriptional regulator, translating to MRVERQVTPEAKALLYEEGYLVVEAEPRAGLTLFLSQLGGDVADEVKGSIVYINAVHNEGAVLVELGRKLGQAWGEVTPRSLLAALAKQAPLVVLLDGLECLAQRERDELSGLLKAFASERMFCKSLTQVFVVLGTRGKWEGAKLTLSYFTRQEVAKLLARPSNDPVALALYAWTGGSPELTRELARGLRCCEQGPQAVYKAVQESAKHGRLRRIVGARPTLADLRRQGLARERPVPAVNLALKLAESSESGLVVNRCAMEVRYGGRLLPLFPQEMRILFLLAANPGRVYSAAQIYAELTGGQELYLGERSIKAQVSRLRGKLPHGQTWIITRRGFGYSFNPQAPVMLQ from the coding sequence GTGAGAGTAGAGCGGCAGGTTACGCCGGAGGCCAAAGCGTTGCTGTACGAGGAAGGATACCTGGTAGTGGAGGCAGAGCCGCGGGCTGGCCTCACGTTGTTTCTCTCGCAGCTTGGCGGCGACGTGGCGGACGAGGTTAAAGGCAGCATTGTCTACATTAACGCCGTGCACAACGAAGGCGCCGTGCTAGTGGAGCTAGGTCGCAAGCTAGGGCAGGCGTGGGGGGAAGTTACCCCGCGTTCGCTTTTGGCAGCGTTAGCAAAGCAGGCGCCGCTAGTCGTGTTGCTCGACGGGTTAGAGTGCTTAGCGCAGCGCGAACGCGACGAGTTGTCGGGGTTACTTAAGGCTTTTGCGAGCGAGCGCATGTTCTGCAAAAGCCTCACACAGGTGTTTGTGGTCTTAGGCACACGCGGCAAGTGGGAGGGCGCCAAGCTGACACTTAGCTACTTTACGCGGCAGGAGGTGGCCAAGTTGCTTGCTCGTCCAAGTAACGACCCTGTCGCTTTGGCCCTTTATGCATGGACAGGCGGCTCACCTGAGCTCACGCGCGAGTTAGCGCGCGGCTTGCGCTGTTGCGAGCAAGGCCCACAGGCGGTGTACAAAGCAGTGCAGGAAAGCGCCAAACACGGCCGGCTGCGCCGCATTGTCGGCGCGCGGCCTACGCTCGCAGACTTGCGCCGCCAGGGACTAGCACGCGAACGCCCGGTGCCCGCTGTCAACCTAGCACTAAAGCTCGCAGAGAGCAGTGAGTCCGGGCTAGTGGTGAACAGATGCGCCATGGAAGTGCGCTACGGCGGGCGGTTGCTGCCGTTGTTTCCGCAGGAGATGCGCATCCTGTTTTTGCTCGCGGCTAATCCCGGCCGGGTTTATAGCGCGGCGCAAATCTATGCCGAACTAACAGGGGGACAGGAGCTTTATCTGGGGGAGCGCAGCATTAAGGCGCAGGTTTCGCGCCTAAGGGGTAAGCTGCCGCATGGGCAGACTTGGATTATTACGCGGCGCGGCTTCGGCTATTCCTTCAACCCACAGGCGCCTGTCATGTTGCAGTAA
- a CDS encoding dicarboxylate/amino acid:cation symporter has protein sequence MKLIARLFVAIVGGIMLGLWAPAFLTRILITIQGLVGQLIFFSIPLIIVFFIADGVIGLGSKSTKLAPLTVAFAYMSTILSGFLAYFVTVGLQPVIAGVAGQLASGTKLTPYFTLAIAPVFGVMSALALAFVLGLGVVATGSQNMARLLGEGKNIIEKLIANVIIPLIPLFIGGIFAGMAAEGTVFNTLRAFGLVLVLAVLVQWVWIFVLYGYASLVTKKPVLSSIKSMLPAYLTAVGTMSSAATMPVTLQQARQLPIRKEIASFVIPLCATIHLSGSTIAITMCAMAVMIINPAYVLPSFAGVIPFIFMLGIIMVAAPGVPGGAIMAAYGLLGTMLGFNEAALGLMVALYMAQDSFGTATNVTGDGAIAILVDKYAE, from the coding sequence ATGAAACTTATCGCTCGTCTTTTCGTCGCTATCGTCGGTGGCATTATGCTAGGTCTTTGGGCGCCCGCTTTCCTCACGCGCATCCTTATTACCATTCAAGGACTCGTAGGTCAGCTTATCTTCTTTAGCATTCCGCTCATCATTGTGTTCTTTATCGCTGACGGCGTCATCGGACTAGGCAGCAAGAGCACCAAGCTTGCACCGCTCACAGTCGCCTTTGCCTACATGTCGACCATACTCTCCGGCTTCCTCGCCTATTTCGTCACTGTCGGGTTACAGCCGGTGATCGCCGGGGTAGCGGGACAACTCGCATCCGGAACCAAGCTCACCCCATATTTCACCCTCGCCATCGCCCCTGTCTTTGGCGTTATGTCTGCTTTAGCGCTTGCTTTTGTACTTGGCCTAGGAGTGGTGGCAACCGGCAGCCAAAACATGGCGCGCCTGCTTGGTGAAGGGAAAAACATTATAGAGAAGCTTATCGCCAATGTCATTATTCCGCTTATTCCTTTATTCATCGGAGGGATATTTGCCGGAATGGCCGCCGAAGGCACCGTATTTAACACCCTGCGCGCCTTTGGTTTGGTGCTCGTGCTAGCTGTCTTGGTACAGTGGGTCTGGATCTTCGTTTTGTACGGATATGCCTCGCTTGTGACCAAGAAGCCTGTGCTCAGCTCAATTAAGTCTATGCTGCCCGCCTACCTGACCGCGGTAGGTACGATGTCTAGCGCGGCCACCATGCCGGTGACCCTGCAACAGGCGCGGCAGCTGCCAATCCGTAAAGAAATTGCAAGCTTCGTTATCCCCCTTTGTGCTACCATTCATCTCTCAGGCAGCACCATTGCTATTACTATGTGCGCTATGGCGGTTATGATTATTAACCCGGCCTATGTGTTGCCTAGCTTCGCAGGGGTAATTCCGTTCATCTTTATGCTAGGCATCATCATGGTTGCAGCCCCCGGCGTGCCCGGCGGCGCAATTATGGCGGCCTACGGACTACTTGGCACCATGCTTGGCTTTAACGAAGCCGCGCTCGGCCTGATGGTCGCTCTCTACATGGCGCAAGACAGCTTCGGTACCGCTACTAACGTTACCGGCGACGGCGCCATCGCTATCCTAGTCGACAAGTACGCCGAATAA